The Falco cherrug isolate bFalChe1 chromosome 6, bFalChe1.pri, whole genome shotgun sequence genome window below encodes:
- the NT5C1B gene encoding cytosolic 5'-nucleotidase 1B — protein MRGSGPEAPPPSAAAEGRQQEAEQDRAAAKAFYDSLVSKRPRPPNPQHAITVAVSSRALFDLVEEQRIYEEQGLEKYLEYQQDNENVTLKPGPAFYLVKALEHVNARLLELYPDDEERFDIVLMTSNHAQVGVRLINSINHYGLTIERFCMTGGESPIGYLTVYLTNLYLAADSEKVQEAVEAGIASATMFTANKDVAYSDTQLRVAFDGDAVLFSDESEQIVKEEGLDTFFEHEQLNENKPLAQGPLKGFLEDLGKLQKKFYAKNEQLNCPIRTFLVTARSAASSRARVLNTLRSWGLEIDETLFLEGAPKGPVLVKIRPHIFFDDQMFHIEGAQKLGTIAAHVPYGVAQKYHKSA, from the exons ATGAGGGGCTCCGGGCCGGAGGCGCCGCCACCCAGCGCCGCCGCGGAGGGCCggcagcaggaggctgagcaggACCGGGCCGCGGCCAAGGCTTTCTACGACAGCCTGGTTTCCAAGAGACCCCGGCCG CCCAACCCGCAGCACGCCATCACGGTAGCGGTCTCCTCCCGAGCCCTCTTCGACCTGGTGGAGGAGCAGCGGATCTACGAagagcaggggctggagaaGTACCTGGAGTACCAGCAGGACAACGAGAACGTCACCCTCAAACCCGGCCCGGCGTTCTACTTAGTCAAG GCGCTGGAGCATGTCAATGCCCGGCTTCTTGAGCTATACCCTGATGATGAAGAACGATTTGATATTGTCCTGATGACTAGTAACCATGCCCAAGTGGGAGTGAGACTCATAAACAGCATCAATCACTACg GCTTAACAATTGAACGTTTCTGTATGACGGGAGGAGAAAGCCCTATTGGTTACCTGACTGTGTACCTCACGAACTTGTACCTCGCAGCAGACTCTGAAAAAGTGCAAGAAGCTGTAGAAGCAG GTATCGCATCAGCTACAATGTTCACTGCCAACAAAGATGTTGCTTACTCGGATACACAGTTGAGGGTGGCGTTTGATGGGGATGCCGTTCTCTTTTCTGATGAATCAGAACAGATTGTCAAAGAGGAAGGATTAGATACGTTTTTTGAACATGAACAGCTGAATGAAAATAAGCCTCTTGCACAG GGTCCTTTGAAAGGTTTTCTGGAAGACCTAGGGAAACTCCAGAAGAAGTTCTATGCAAAAAACGAACAATTAAATTGTCCCATAAGGACCTTCCTGGTCACAGCCAGAAGTGCAGCAAGCTCTAGAGCCAGAGTGTTGAATACTCTTCGTAGCTGGGGTCTGGAGATTGATGAGACACTTTTCCTAGAAGGAGCTCCTAAAGGACCAGTCCTGGTGAAAATCCGCCCTCACATTTTCTTTGATGACCAGATGTTTCACATCGAAGGAGCACAGAAATTAGGCACTATAGCTGCGCATGTTCCCTATGGCGTTGCTCAGAAATACCACAAATCTGCATGA